CCTGGCCGCACCTCTTCATGAAGGCCTTCACCGCGAAGAGCGACGCGACGCTCCGGCGCACGGTGGTGCTCTACCCGACGTTCCAGATCTTCCTCGTGCCCCTCTTCCTGATCGGCTTCGCCGGGGTCGGCTTCCTCCCGGCGCCCTCTCGGCCCGACCAGATCCTCCCGCACCTGCTGATGAGCCTCGAGCTGTCGCCGTGGCTCGTCGGGCTCTTCTGCGCGGGCGCGCTCGCGGCCTCCATGTCGAGCGGCGACGCGATGGTGCACGCGGTCGCGTCGATCACCGTGCGCGACGGCTGGGTCACCGCGCTCCGAAAGACGCTCTCCCCCGGCCGCGAGCTCGGGTCCATCCGCGCGCTCGTCGTGCTCTACCTGTTGCTCGCCTATGGCGTCGCCATCCTCTACGACGGCTCGCTCGTCTTCCTGCTCCTCAGCGCCTACGGCGCGGTCGTGCAGTTCATGCCGCTCCTCGTGGCCTGCCTCTACTTCCGCCGCGCGACGGGCGCGGGCGCGCTCGCCGGCCTCCTCGGGGGCTCGGCCCTGACGACCGTGTTCGTGGCGTTCCCCGAGTGGCGCCCCTTCCCGGTGCACGCGGGGCTCTACGGGGTGGCGCTCAACGTGCTCTTGCTCGTCACCGTCTCGCTGGCCACGCGTCCGCCCGGCTCGCGGGAGCGCTTCCTGGCCGACGCGGCGGCGGAGTAGAATCGCCCCGTGCGCTTCGCCTGGGTCGCCCTCTGCCTCGCTGCGCTCGAGCTCTGCGCGTGCGCGGGGCCCGAGCCGGAGCCGTTCGAGACCTCGCTCGTGGTGCAGCGCCTGACCATCGACGGCGTGACGCAGCCGGGCGAGCTCTTCCGGCGCCGACCGGAGCTGGCGCAGCCCTTCGAAGACATCTTCGAGCTGGTGGCGTGCACGGGCGGGCAGCCCCTCGCCCTGCGCGTGGAGGGTGAGACGACGGACGGACAGGGCTTCGGACACGCGTCGCTCGTCCTGACCACGGTCGTCGAGGGCGAGCCCTGCGACGGGGACGGCACGCTCGCCGTGCAGCCGATCAGCCTGCTCGAGGACCGTCAGGCGCGGGTGCGCGGCCCGGTGTTCATCGACGGGGTGACGGTCGACGGCCGCATCCCGCTCGGGCGCTTCCAGATCGGCTCGGACACGCTCGACGAGTTCCCGACCTGGTGGGCGCTGACCGTGCGGGGGCGAGAGCTGGCCGGGCGCGGCATCGTGCTGTCTACAGGGGAAGCCGACACGGTCTGGCCGCCTCAGCAGCTCGCGTCGGTGCCGGTGATGGAGACCGGGCGGAGCGTGCTCGATGTCTTGATCGGCGAGGATCTCCAGCCCGACGTGGACCTCGACGAGGACGGCCTCGAGCGCTGGCTCCTCGAGGGAGGTCGGGTCGTCGGCTGCCGGGAGGCGGGCGGCGAGCCCGTGCCGATGGCGGACTGCGTGCCGGCCAACGGCTTCGTCGACGGCTACGACCTGCGGCTGCGCTTCCGGCTCGTGCCCGTCACGCTCATGGACTGATCAGCGGGCAGTCGCACCAGACCGCGACCTCCTGGATCGTGCCGAGCTCGATCACCCCGTCGCCGAGGCTCTCGCATCGGAGCGCGAGGTTCCCGTCGCAGTCGGGCCCGGTCCAGCCGGTGATCAGGATGTCGACCCCGTCCGACGGCGAGCCGCGCCGCAGGTACTTCAGCTCGAGCAGGTCGTCCCAGTCGCAGAGCGGCGCCGCGGTGACGGCGTGGAGCGCGGGGATGCAGTCGGGCTCGGTGCCCTGCGTCCCGTCCACCCGGAGCAGCTCCGTGCGGAAGGAGCCGACGGACCCGAGCGGGCACGCGAGATCGCTCGGCCCCGCGTCCCCCATGGGCGGGCCGCACATGCCGGGGACCTTGAACGCGAGGTCGACGCGGCGGAACCCCGTGTCGCTGCATCCCACGCCCGCGAGCAGCGCGAACACGGCAAGCCACGCGCGCCGATCAGAAGTCATCGATCACCGTCCCGCCGACGAGGTGCACGTCCGGCTCCACCAGCACGAGCAGCGCCGCGGTCACGAGCACGAAGGTGAGCCCCCCCGAGACCGGCACCCAGAAATACCACTGGCCGTACCAGGGCAGGGTCGGCTCGGGCAGGGTCTGCTCGAGGTGCGCGAGCGCGGCCGACGCGTCGTCGCGCTCGGTCTCGAAGGGCTCGCCGAGCGGCGCGCCGCGGGCGTCGAAGAGCGCGAGCCGGAACGCGTCGCGATCGAGCCGCAGCACCAGCAGCACGTCGGCCTCGGTCAGCGTCGCGGCCTGCGCGCGCCACAGGGGCTCCGCGTCGGGACCGTCCCCGCGGAGAGCGCGCAGCGCGGCCTGCGCCCGGTGCGGCGCCGCCCCCGCCGTGAGCGCGACGCTCCGCTCGGTGGGCTCGCCGGCCGCGACGTTGACGAGCTGCGCCTCCGGACGGAAGCCGTCGCGCTCGATGGTGATGTAGTGACGCCCGGGCGAGATGGAGCCGAAGCGCGCTGGCGAGAGGCGGGGCTCGCAGCCGTCCACGCTGACGCGCGCGCCCGGCGGATCGGTGATGACGTGCAGGGACGCGTCCTCGCTCACGCTCTCGGTCGCCTCGGCGAAGAGCGCGATCAGCTCCGGCGGGTGGCGGGCCGGATCGGGGTGACACGCCGGATCGATGTGGTGGCAGGTGCGCAGCTCCTCGATGGCCGCGTCGCGCTCCCCGTGGACCTGGAGCACGTTCGCGAGCTGGAGGTGCAGGGCGGCGAGGCGCTGCCGACCGGTGGCCCGCGCGGCGAGCGGGCGCAGCAGATCGAGCGCCTCGGCGAGCTGCGTGGTGGCCCCCGCGTAGTCGAAATTGGAGAAGGCCTCGTCCGCCTCCGCCATCCGGTGCTGGGCCTCCATCTCGACCGCGTCGGTGTCCTCGCGCTCGGCGTCCGCGGCCAGCGAGGCGAGCCGCGCGAGGCTGGTCAGCTCGAGGTCCTCGCGCTCCGTGATGCGGCGCCGGAGCACGCGCTCGGCCTCGGAGCTCTCCGCCGCGTCGCCGCTCGGGACCAGCAGGACCGTGGTCGTGCGCACCGCCGCCCCGCCCCCGCACGCGACCGAGAGCAGGGCCGCGAACATCACGGCCATGCTACCGTTGACGGGAGAGCGCCGATGGCCGCTTCGACCCGGTTCGACCGCTACGAGATCCTCGCACCGCTGGGCGTCGGCGGCATGGGCGAGGTCGTCAAGGCGCGCGCGGTCGGCCCGCACGGCTTCGAGAAGATCGTCGCGATCAAGCGCATCAAGGCCGAGTGGGCGCAGCAGGAGGCGATGGCGCAGCGCTTCATCCGCGAGGCGCAGATCGCCGCGCGGCTGCAGCACGCAAACATCGTTCAGGTCTTCGACTTCGGGCGTCACGAAGACGAGCTGTTCATCGTCATGGAGTTCATCGACGGCCAGAGCGTCGACACCATCCTCGCAGCGCTCGCGGAGAAAAGGAAGAGGCCGACGCTGGCCCAGACCCTCCAGATCACCCTGGACGTGGCGCGCGCGCTCGACTCCGCGCACTCGCTCCGCGGCAAGGAGGGCGAGGAGGCGGGCGTCATCCACCGCGACGTCAGCCCGGCCAACGTGCTCGTCAGCCGGCAGGGCGTGGTGAAGCTGACCGACTTCGGCATCGCCGCCTTCTCCTCGCACGAGGCGCGCACCTCGCTCGTGGCGGGCAAGCCGCTCTACATGGCGCCCGAGCAGATTCGCGGCGAGGCGCTCGACGCGCGCTGCGATCTCTTCGCGGTCGGCATCGTGCTCTACGAGATGATCACCGGCCAGCGCCCCTGGAAGGGCATGGTCGATCCCTCGGCCGACGCGACGCTCGAGGGCATGGACTACCAGGCGCCGTCCACGCTCGCGACCGGGATCCCGCCCGAGGTCGACGCGCTGGTGGAGCGGCTGCTGCAGCCCGTGCGCGAGCGACGGGTGGAGACGGCGCGGGACCTGACCAAGGAGATCCTGGCTGTCAGCTACAAGTGCCAGATCGTGCTCGACCCGGGGGAGCTCCGCCCGCTCATCGGGGAGGGCCCGGCGGACGCGCACGCGCCCACGCAGCCGTCGAACCCGAGCCGCCTCGAGACGCTGGTCGCCACCGGGGTCTCTCCCGACGGGGTGACGATGCTCGCCCCCGGATCCGAGCCCGAGGTCGTCGCGCGCGTGGGGCCCGCGCGGGAGAAGCGTGAGCTGCCGATGTGGGCCTTCGCGGCGTTGATGCTCGCGGTGGTGGGTGGGGCGACGGCCTGGGCGATGACCGGGAGCGGAGGAGAAGGAGAGGCGAGGGCCGAGGTCAGGGTGGCGAGCGAGGAGTCCGGTTCGGGCTCCGGTACCGAATCCGAGTCCGCTTCCGCTGCCGAGTCCGCTTCCGCTTCCGCTTCCGCTGCCGAGTCCGCTTCCGCGACCGAGTCCGCTTCCGAGTCCGCTTCCGAGTCCGCTTCCGAGTCCGCTTCCGAGTCCGCTTCCGAGTCCGCATCCGAGTCCGCTTCCGGATCCGAGTCCGCTTCCGGATCCGAGTCCGCTTCCGGATCCGAGTCCGCTTCCGCTGCCGAGTCCGCTTCCGCTGCCGAGTCCGCTTCCGCTGCCGAGTCCGCTTCCGCTGCCGAGTCCGCTTCCGCTGCCGAGTCCGCTTCCGCGTCTGCCTCTGGCTCGGGCTCCGCTTCGGGGTCTGGGCGGCGGGCGCGGGGGACGGGGACTCGGCGCGTACGGGGCGGGGAGGGCGCGGGGCCACGGGCCGGGGCCGTCGAGGGAGTCGGGGCGCTCGATGTGTTCTCGCGGCCATGGGCCGAGATCTGGATCGACGGCGTGCAGCACGGTCGCAACGCGCCTGCGCGCGGGATCCAGGTGTCGGCCGGGCAACACACCGTGAGGCTGGTCAACCCCGTGCTGGGCCTCGAGCAGGTGCGCACGGTGAACGTGCCGGCCGACGGCCGGGCGCAGATCCGGGTCTTCCTCGACGCACCCGCGGAGTGAACGACAGGTGGCGCTGGGGGCCCAGGGACGGCGCTGGGGGCCCAGGGACGGTGTTTACTTGTGACCGGACTTTTTGCGTATCCTCAGCTGTGGGTACGCAAACTTTCCGGTAACAAGTAAACACCGTCCCCGCTGTCGCGTCCCCGCTGTCGCGGCGGGGATACGCGCGCGCTCGCTCAGGACGTGGACATCGCGCCGATGAGGATGCGCAGGAGCGTCAGTGTCGCGCTGATTCCGAACCCGATGAGCGCGCCCTGCTTGGTGTCTCGCCCCGTCTGGAAGAGGTGGACGCCGATGAGCCCGATGCAGCCCAGGAAGAGGCCCAAGGCCACACCGAGCGCCATGCTTCCACGGAGGACCGGGCGCTCGTCGGCGCCGAGATACGAGCCCTCCACGCGTGCAGAGTCGAAGTCGTAGCCGCAGTCGCAGCGGGAGGCACTCCCGGGGTTGACCAGGCGGCATCGCGGGCAGTCTCGTGCCGACACTCGCGCACGCTAGCAGCGCGTTGCGCTCTGGAGAAGACTCGCTCACCGGTCGCCGGGGACTCGCCGCACGCGCAAGCGCACGCGCGGGTCGTGGATCGAGACCACCTCGAGGCTGCGCGGGAGGTGCACGAGGTTCGGCTTCACGCGGAAGCCGCGGCGGCCTTCGATGACTCGCCCCGCGTCGATGAGCACGTTGGCGTCTTCGGGCTGCAGGCTCCAGAGGCGTATGCGCGGGCCGTTGACGGTGATCTCCACCTCCGCCGGGCGCGCCTCGACCAGCTCGAAGCCGTCGGGCAGGTTCATCACCTCGACCGGGATGCTGAGCGTGCGCTCCGCCTGCGAGACGTTCGGGGCGACGAAGGCCCACAGCATGCCCGCGAGGGCGGCGCCGACCACGAGGTCCAGCCACGCGCCCGCGCGTCGCCACGCGGGGCCGCTCTCGCGTCGCGCCTCGCCGATCTCCTGACCGAGCCGCTCGCGCAGGGTGGTCACGAGCGCGCCGGGGGGGATCGGGACGAGCGCGCCCTTCTCGGCGAAGGACACGGTGCCCCGCTCCTCGGAGACGACCAGGGCCAGGGCGTCGCAGCGCTCCGCGAGCCCGAGCGCGGCCGCGTGGCGTGTGCCGCCAGGGCCGAGCGCGGCGTGATCGGCCGACAGCGGCAGGTGCACCCCGAAGCGCGTCAGCCGGCTCCCCTCGACGACCACCGCGCCGTCGTGACCGGGCGAGCTCGGGTCGAAGAGGCTCAGCACGAGCGGCTCGCTGATGCGCGCGTCGAGGAGGTCACCCCCGCTGAGGCAGTGCTCGATGGCCTGGTCGCCCGGGAAGACGAAGAGCGCGCCGATGCGCTTGTCGCTCATCTGCCGGACGGCGCCGATCAGGGCGTCGACCTCGGGCGCGGTGCGCTCGTGGCGGCGCCGGCGCGTGAACCAGGTCGCGAACGACTCGAACCCGTGGCGGATCTCCGCCTGGAAGGCGATCGCGAGGCAGACCGCGACGGCGGCGAAGGAGACCTGGAGGAGCCAGGACGCGGTCCCGAGCCCCGCGAGCTGCGTGACGACGAGCAAGGCCCAGAGGCCGCCGAGCGCCAGCCCCGCGACGCCCATGCGGCTGCGGCGCACGAGGTAGGACGCTGCGGTGAGGAGCAGCGCCGCCACGACGAAGTCGACGACCGAAAGGACGCTCACGGCTCCCCCGACGCTATCCCCCGTTCCGCCGGTGGGAAGCGGTCAGAAGATGCCGGACACGTGCAGCGTGCCCCCGCCGGGCGCCGGGGCGAACCCGACGCGGGTCGCGGGGTCGTCGGCCTCGTCGAGCCCCAGGAACACGAGCAGGGTGAGGCCGTAGCAGCCGGCCGCGGCGAGCGTGTAGCCGATCGAGTCCACACCGAAGTCGCCGTCGACCAGCCAGCTGGTGGCGGCGGCGATGGCGCCGAGCCCGCCGAGGGCGGAGAAGACGGCCGCGGTCCAGGCCCAGCCGGATTGGTGGCTGTAGAGCTTCACCTCGCCGATGACGCTGCCCACCATGAGCACCAGGCCCACCCCCGAGAACGCGGCCGAGAAGAGGTAGGAGAGCGTCGCCGCCAGGACGAGGTCGCGGTCGGTCGAAGACGCCTCCACGAGCACCGCCGTGGTGCCGGCGACGCCGAAGCCGCCGAGTACGGCGAACCCGAAACCGAGCATGAAAGGCATCGGCGCCGGGAGTAGCTCGGGGGCCGGGCGCGGCGCGAGCCGAGGAGTGACCCACGCGGTGGGCGCGCCCGGCGACTGAACGACCGGCGGTGGAGGGAGCGCCGTCGGGGGCGCGGGTGGGGCCGGCTGCGTGATGGCGGGCTGGCCGGCCGGCGGGGGAGGGGGGACCTCGACGCGCGCCGGGTCCTCGCCCTCGGGCGGCTGCGCCGTGGCCGACGGCGGCGCGAGCGTCCCGGCGAGGGGGAGCACGACCCACAGCAGAGCGCAGAGCGTTCCCCTCGAGCGCAGTGAATGGGCCGAGCGCAGTGAACAGGTCGAGCACGACCTGCCTCCGGGCCCGACGATGCGATCAGAGCAAGGCATCAGCATAGGGAGAGAGGCGCAAGTTTCGCATGGCTGCCTCGAGCGGAGCGAGGGGCCAGCGCGCGTCCTGTACTTCGACGGGCGTGCCCCGTGAGGCCATGGCCCGCGCGGCGAGCAGGCGCGTGGCGCGGTCCCGGAGGCCGCGGCTCAGGGGGCGCCCCTCGATGGTCAGCCGGTGGCCGTGGGCCAGGGTGCGCAGATAGAACGCCTCGGCCGCGGGGTCGACGGCCGGCAGCGGCCACGTCGGCTCGGCGAGCGCCTCGGCGATCCACCGCGCGACCCGCCGGGAGCGGTCGGAGCCGCCCCGCCAGCTCGCCTCGAGCTCCGCCACCTCGGCCGCGCGCGCGGCGAGGGCCTCGAGCCAGGGCGCGATCTCGGCCTGCTCGGGGAGCGCGGCCGTCTCCACCGTGGCGCCGTCCAGGCCGTGCGCTTCGATGTGATCGGCGAGCCCCCACGCGACGGCCACCGCGTCGCGCACCGTATCTTGCCCGGGAGAGAGCGCGCGCACCAGGTCGTCGGAGAAGCGGCGCAAGGCGGCGATGGGCGCCGTGCGCATCGCGGAGAGGGGCACCGGGTCGGGCACGTGCACGACCGTGGCCTGCGGCCCGAGCTCACCCAGCGTCCGCGCCGCGGGGGCGATCAGCGGCTCGGCCTCCGCAGACGGCGCGGCGGCGCTCGCGAAGACGCAGCCGCACTCCGGCAGCGCGCTGACGCGGACGGCCTCGCCGTCGTCGACGAGCATGGCGGGGTAGAGGCGGCAGGGGAAGGGCTTGGCCCGGGCGCCGTCCCGTCGGTGCAGCCCGCACAGTCCGTCGTCCTCGAGATAGAGGCAGCGCCCCTCCACCTGCGCCACGGCGAGCGACCACGCCTCCATGTCGCCCCCGCTGAGCGGGGTGAAGGCCTCGTCGGCCGGGAGCGGGAGCGTCATCTCCGCGGAGGTCAGCCTCGCTTGCATGGCCTCGAGGCGCGTGAAGGCGACGCTCCCGTAGGTGCGGCAGCAGCTGCCGTTCCCGTCGCACGCGAAGCGATAGCCGGGGAGGGGCTCGAGCGGGCGCGCTTCGTTTCGCGTGGGAGCGGCGACCGGCGCGGGGGGCTGCGGTTGCTCGATCCCGTCGACGAGCACGCCCGCCTCGGTCAGCCCCTCGAGGAGCGCGCGCAGGTCGGCCTCGCCGCGATAGAGCCCGCTCCGCGAGGCGGCGAGACAGAGCGCGTCCAGGTCGCGCGTGCCGTCGGCCTGCCGGAGCACCATCCAGCTCGCGGGCTCGATCTCGAGCACCACGCCGCGGCGCGGATCCTGGAGGATCACCTTCGCCTCTCCGTCCGCCAGGTGAAGGCGCGCGAGGACCTCGGGGGCGAGGCGCGGTCGCTCGGGCACGCTCACGCCTCCACCTCCCAGCCGAGCGCCTCCGCCGCGAAGCGCGCCGCCGCGCGGAGCTCCGGCGCCTCGCCTCCGAGCGCGTCGCGCAGCGCCTTCTCCGAGGCCTCCCGCGAGGCGCCGACGATGCCCAGCCAGCACAGCCCGCGCGCCGGCTCGCGCCCGAGGATCTCCAGCACCGCGTCCTCGTCGAGCGTCTCGACCACCTCGCGCGCCTGCGCCGCGAGCCCCTCCGGGTC
The sequence above is drawn from the Sandaracinaceae bacterium genome and encodes:
- a CDS encoding serine/threonine-protein kinase, with product MAASTRFDRYEILAPLGVGGMGEVVKARAVGPHGFEKIVAIKRIKAEWAQQEAMAQRFIREAQIAARLQHANIVQVFDFGRHEDELFIVMEFIDGQSVDTILAALAEKRKRPTLAQTLQITLDVARALDSAHSLRGKEGEEAGVIHRDVSPANVLVSRQGVVKLTDFGIAAFSSHEARTSLVAGKPLYMAPEQIRGEALDARCDLFAVGIVLYEMITGQRPWKGMVDPSADATLEGMDYQAPSTLATGIPPEVDALVERLLQPVRERRVETARDLTKEILAVSYKCQIVLDPGELRPLIGEGPADAHAPTQPSNPSRLETLVATGVSPDGVTMLAPGSEPEVVARVGPAREKRELPMWAFAALMLAVVGGATAWAMTGSGGEGEARAEVRVASEESGSGSGTESESASAAESASASASAAESASATESASESASESASESASESASESASESASGSESASGSESASGSESASAAESASAAESASAAESASAAESASAAESASASASGSGSASGSGRRARGTGTRRVRGGEGAGPRAGAVEGVGALDVFSRPWAEIWIDGVQHGRNAPARGIQVSAGQHTVRLVNPVLGLEQVRTVNVPADGRAQIRVFLDAPAE
- a CDS encoding YkgJ family cysteine cluster protein, producing the protein MSVPERPRLAPEVLARLHLADGEAKVILQDPRRGVVLEIEPASWMVLRQADGTRDLDALCLAASRSGLYRGEADLRALLEGLTEAGVLVDGIEQPQPPAPVAAPTRNEARPLEPLPGYRFACDGNGSCCRTYGSVAFTRLEAMQARLTSAEMTLPLPADEAFTPLSGGDMEAWSLAVAQVEGRCLYLEDDGLCGLHRRDGARAKPFPCRLYPAMLVDDGEAVRVSALPECGCVFASAAAPSAEAEPLIAPAARTLGELGPQATVVHVPDPVPLSAMRTAPIAALRRFSDDLVRALSPGQDTVRDAVAVAWGLADHIEAHGLDGATVETAALPEQAEIAPWLEALAARAAEVAELEASWRGGSDRSRRVARWIAEALAEPTWPLPAVDPAAEAFYLRTLAHGHRLTIEGRPLSRGLRDRATRLLAARAMASRGTPVEVQDARWPLAPLEAAMRNLRLSPYADALL
- a CDS encoding diadenylate cyclase, with amino-acid sequence MSVLSVVDFVVAALLLTAASYLVRRSRMGVAGLALGGLWALLVVTQLAGLGTASWLLQVSFAAVAVCLAIAFQAEIRHGFESFATWFTRRRRHERTAPEVDALIGAVRQMSDKRIGALFVFPGDQAIEHCLSGGDLLDARISEPLVLSLFDPSSPGHDGAVVVEGSRLTRFGVHLPLSADHAALGPGGTRHAAALGLAERCDALALVVSEERGTVSFAEKGALVPIPPGALVTTLRERLGQEIGEARRESGPAWRRAGAWLDLVVGAALAGMLWAFVAPNVSQAERTLSIPVEVMNLPDGFELVEARPAEVEITVNGPRIRLWSLQPEDANVLIDAGRVIEGRRGFRVKPNLVHLPRSLEVVSIHDPRVRLRVRRVPGDR
- a CDS encoding PEGA domain-containing protein; this translates as MFAALLSVACGGGAAVRTTTVLLVPSGDAAESSEAERVLRRRITEREDLELTSLARLASLAADAEREDTDAVEMEAQHRMAEADEAFSNFDYAGATTQLAEALDLLRPLAARATGRQRLAALHLQLANVLQVHGERDAAIEELRTCHHIDPACHPDPARHPPELIALFAEATESVSEDASLHVITDPPGARVSVDGCEPRLSPARFGSISPGRHYITIERDGFRPEAQLVNVAAGEPTERSVALTAGAAPHRAQAALRALRGDGPDAEPLWRAQAATLTEADVLLVLRLDRDAFRLALFDARGAPLGEPFETERDDASAALAHLEQTLPEPTLPWYGQWYFWVPVSGGLTFVLVTAALLVLVEPDVHLVGGTVIDDF